A single region of the Solwaraspora sp. WMMD406 genome encodes:
- a CDS encoding TraR/DksA C4-type zinc finger protein, with product MSTELQGRNSEWIEQARVQLADQLDTHRAQLTELTADTGDPRDAHTRAALIVAARRGYDQAVEALNRIAAGRYGRCDKCGGDIPRERLEILPHARYCVPCTA from the coding sequence ATGAGCACCGAACTGCAGGGCCGTAACAGCGAATGGATCGAACAGGCGCGGGTGCAACTGGCCGACCAGCTCGACACGCACCGGGCCCAACTGACCGAACTCACCGCCGACACCGGCGACCCGCGTGACGCGCACACCCGGGCCGCGCTGATCGTGGCCGCCCGGCGCGGCTACGACCAGGCCGTGGAAGCACTGAACCGGATCGCCGCCGGTCGCTACGGTCGCTGCGACAAGTGCGGCGGCGACATCCCCCGGGAACGGCTGGAGATCCTGCCGCACGCCCGGTACTGCGTGCCCTGCACCGCCTGA
- a CDS encoding aspartate-semialdehyde dehydrogenase gives MRIGIVGATGQVGGVMRQVLEQRQVPVDELRLFASARSAGRTLPWRGGEVTVEDAASADYQGLDIVLLSAGKATSKELSPRIAQAGAVVIDNSSAWRMDPDVPLVVAEVNPQAAADRPKGIIANPNCTTMAAMPVLRPLHAEAGLVSLVVSTYQAVSGAGLAGVAELDEQVRKVAEDAAALTFDGTAVEFPLPRSFARPIAFNVLPLAGAIVDDGSGETDEEQKLRNESRKILDIPELKVSGTCVRVPVFTGHSLQINARFARPISPRRAMELLADAPGVALSDIPTPLQAAGQDPTYVGRIRADETVEHGLSLFCSNDNLRKGAALNTVQIAELLIAGTA, from the coding sequence ATGAGGATCGGGATTGTCGGCGCGACCGGCCAGGTCGGTGGCGTCATGCGTCAGGTGTTGGAGCAGCGTCAGGTGCCCGTCGACGAGCTGCGGCTGTTCGCCTCGGCCCGCTCGGCCGGCCGTACGCTGCCGTGGCGCGGCGGTGAGGTGACCGTCGAGGACGCGGCGAGCGCCGACTACCAGGGCCTGGACATCGTGCTCCTCTCCGCCGGCAAGGCCACCTCCAAGGAGTTGTCGCCCCGGATCGCGCAGGCCGGTGCCGTAGTGATCGACAACTCGTCGGCGTGGCGGATGGATCCGGACGTACCGCTGGTGGTCGCCGAGGTCAACCCGCAGGCCGCCGCTGACCGGCCCAAGGGGATCATCGCCAACCCCAACTGCACCACGATGGCCGCGATGCCGGTGCTGCGTCCGCTGCACGCCGAAGCCGGCCTGGTCAGCCTGGTCGTCTCGACCTACCAGGCGGTGTCCGGGGCCGGTCTGGCCGGCGTCGCCGAACTGGACGAGCAGGTCCGCAAGGTCGCCGAGGACGCGGCAGCGTTGACCTTCGACGGTACGGCGGTGGAGTTCCCGCTCCCGCGCTCGTTCGCCCGACCGATCGCGTTCAACGTGCTGCCGCTGGCCGGCGCGATCGTCGACGACGGCTCGGGGGAGACCGACGAAGAACAGAAGCTGCGCAACGAGAGCCGCAAGATCCTCGACATCCCCGAGCTGAAGGTCTCCGGAACCTGCGTCCGGGTGCCGGTCTTCACCGGCCACTCGCTGCAGATCAACGCCCGGTTCGCCCGGCCGATCAGCCCACGGCGGGCGATGGAGCTGCTCGCCGACGCACCCGGGGTGGCGTTGTCGGACATCCCGACGCCGTTGCAGGCAGCCGGGCAGGACCCGACGTACGTGGGCCGGATCCGCGCCGACGAGACCGTCGAACACGGGCTGTCGTTGTTCTGCTCCAACGACAACCTGCGCAAGGGCGCGGCGCTCAACACTGTGCAGATCGCCGAACTGCTCATCGCCGGCACCGCCTGA
- a CDS encoding pitrilysin family protein yields MTVIAQRPDAGAARPYRFPPVIRRSVAGGEIVAAHLPGHRLAVASLLLDAGAGREPIGREGLAGVLAKALEEGTASRDSAAYALALEGLGTELFVSADWDSFRVGVQVPADRLGAAVELLAEAVRTPKLDPADVERVRDDEVTGLRMYWANPGPRADAALRADLFGADQRHGRPMGGDPDSVAAVTVDDVVGFHRRWLTRPGTLLVAGDLDLLDLDALGAAAFAGATGGPEPVGPPLPVTLRDQRRIILVDRPGSVQSALRLGHPAPHRAHPDYVPMSLTSTVLGGAFTSRLNHLIREVRGYTYGIRSDFGLSRRFGRFTVSSSVQTGVTAPALVDAVGEVARTQAGGVTEEELAVARSWRAGQLSVDLQTPSAIAGALSTLVVYGLPDDYHATLREQLLSATVDEVGAAAATHLHAEGLTLVVEGDAAQIRDELTASGLGEMLDAS; encoded by the coding sequence GTGACCGTCATCGCGCAACGTCCCGACGCCGGGGCGGCCCGGCCGTACCGGTTCCCACCGGTGATCCGGCGCAGCGTCGCCGGCGGCGAGATCGTCGCCGCGCACCTGCCCGGACACCGGCTGGCCGTGGCCAGCCTGCTGCTCGACGCCGGTGCCGGCCGCGAGCCGATCGGCCGGGAAGGGCTGGCCGGTGTGCTGGCCAAGGCGTTGGAGGAGGGCACCGCCAGCCGGGACTCCGCCGCGTACGCCCTCGCTCTGGAAGGGCTCGGCACCGAACTGTTCGTCTCGGCCGACTGGGACTCGTTCCGGGTCGGCGTGCAGGTGCCCGCCGACCGGCTGGGCGCCGCTGTCGAACTGCTCGCCGAAGCCGTCCGTACGCCGAAGCTCGATCCGGCCGACGTCGAGCGGGTCCGCGACGACGAGGTCACCGGCCTGCGGATGTACTGGGCCAACCCAGGACCACGGGCCGACGCGGCGCTGCGGGCCGACCTGTTCGGCGCCGACCAGCGCCACGGCCGCCCGATGGGCGGCGACCCGGACTCGGTGGCAGCGGTCACCGTCGACGACGTGGTCGGCTTCCACCGGCGGTGGTTGACCCGCCCCGGCACCCTGCTGGTCGCCGGCGACCTGGATCTGCTCGACCTCGACGCGCTCGGCGCGGCGGCGTTCGCTGGTGCCACCGGCGGGCCGGAGCCGGTCGGTCCGCCGCTGCCGGTGACCTTGCGGGACCAGCGTCGGATCATCCTGGTCGACCGGCCCGGCTCGGTGCAGTCCGCGCTGCGCCTGGGTCACCCGGCACCGCACCGGGCCCACCCCGACTACGTGCCGATGAGCCTGACCAGCACGGTGCTCGGCGGTGCCTTCACGTCCCGGCTCAACCACCTGATCCGGGAGGTACGCGGCTACACGTACGGCATCCGGTCGGATTTCGGGTTGTCCCGCCGGTTCGGACGGTTCACGGTCAGTTCGAGTGTGCAGACCGGAGTCACCGCGCCCGCCCTGGTCGACGCGGTCGGCGAGGTCGCCCGTACCCAGGCCGGCGGGGTGACCGAGGAGGAGCTGGCGGTGGCCCGGTCCTGGCGGGCCGGTCAGCTCTCGGTCGACCTGCAGACCCCGTCGGCGATCGCCGGGGCACTGTCCACCCTGGTGGTGTACGGCCTACCCGACGACTACCACGCCACCCTGCGCGAGCAGCTGCTGTCGGCCACCGTCGACGAGGTCGGCGCCGCCGCCGCGACCCACCTGCACGCCGAAGGGCTGACCCTGGTGGTGGAGGGCGACGCCGCGCAGATCCGCGACGAACTGACCGCCTCCGGCCTGGGGGAGATGCTCGACGCCAGCTGA
- a CDS encoding glycoside hydrolase family 3 N-terminal domain-containing protein — MSIDPGLRRLALRTLLAAFPGHTPPGWAIDLVGAGLAGHTLFGTNVADPAQVATMTATLRAARPDVLIAIDEEGGDVTRLAHATGSPYPGNAALGAVDDPDLTRAVYRAIGDELATCGINLNLAPTVDVNTADDNPIIGTRSFGADPARVAAHAAAAVTGLQDAGIAACAKHFPGHGATVTDSHLELPVVDVPLRVLRDRDLPPFAAVVGADTRAIMTAHIRVPALTGDAPATLSPDALTGLLRQEYGFTGVIVTDALEMRGATLAAGGIVPAAVAALAAGADLLCVGARVDQSLVERIAAGIADAITDGTLPVGRVEQAGDRVGALASTVRRASDAAGGPSDLGYAAARLAVRVEGSLDGLGTPLVVHLATSSTIAEGRVPWGLGPHLDGTEHRRVVPADVTADALRTAAAGRPLVLVGRHIHRVPGARELIETLAAGYPVSVVEMGWPSPWRPAGVRAFVTTFGASHANGRAAAEALGLAA; from the coding sequence GTGTCGATCGATCCGGGCCTACGCCGGCTGGCGTTGCGTACCCTGTTGGCCGCGTTCCCCGGCCACACCCCGCCAGGCTGGGCGATCGACCTGGTCGGCGCCGGGCTCGCCGGACACACCCTGTTCGGCACCAACGTCGCGGACCCGGCGCAGGTCGCCACGATGACCGCCACGCTGCGCGCCGCCCGGCCCGACGTCCTGATCGCCATCGACGAAGAAGGCGGCGACGTCACCCGGCTGGCCCACGCCACCGGCAGCCCGTACCCGGGCAACGCCGCGCTCGGCGCGGTCGACGACCCCGACCTGACCCGGGCGGTCTACCGGGCGATCGGCGACGAACTCGCCACCTGCGGGATCAACCTCAACCTGGCCCCGACCGTCGACGTCAACACCGCCGACGACAACCCGATCATCGGCACCCGATCGTTCGGCGCCGATCCGGCCAGGGTCGCCGCCCACGCCGCCGCCGCCGTCACCGGACTGCAGGACGCCGGAATCGCCGCCTGCGCCAAACACTTCCCCGGCCACGGAGCCACCGTCACCGACTCCCACCTGGAACTGCCGGTCGTCGACGTACCGCTGCGGGTGTTGCGCGACCGGGACCTGCCGCCCTTCGCGGCGGTCGTCGGCGCCGACACGCGGGCGATCATGACCGCGCACATCCGGGTCCCGGCGCTCACCGGCGACGCCCCGGCCACCCTGAGCCCGGACGCGCTGACCGGGCTGCTCCGCCAGGAATACGGCTTCACCGGGGTGATCGTGACCGACGCGTTGGAGATGCGCGGCGCCACGCTCGCCGCCGGCGGCATCGTGCCCGCCGCGGTCGCCGCGCTCGCCGCCGGGGCCGACCTGCTCTGTGTCGGCGCGCGGGTCGACCAGTCGCTGGTGGAGCGGATCGCCGCCGGCATCGCCGACGCGATCACCGACGGCACCCTGCCGGTCGGCCGGGTCGAACAGGCCGGCGACCGGGTCGGCGCGCTCGCGTCGACGGTACGTCGCGCGTCCGACGCGGCCGGCGGGCCGAGTGACCTCGGGTACGCCGCCGCCCGGCTCGCGGTCCGGGTGGAAGGATCCCTCGACGGGCTCGGTACGCCGCTGGTGGTGCACCTGGCGACCAGTTCGACGATCGCCGAAGGCCGGGTGCCGTGGGGGCTCGGTCCGCATCTGGACGGCACCGAACACCGCCGGGTGGTACCGGCCGACGTCACCGCCGACGCCCTGCGTACGGCAGCCGCCGGTCGTCCGCTGGTGCTGGTCGGCCGGCACATCCACCGGGTCCCCGGCGCTCGGGAACTGATCGAGACGCTCGCCGCCGGGTATCCGGTCTCGGTGGTGGAGATGGGCTGGCCGTCACCGTGGCGCCCGGCGGGCGTACGAGCCTTCGTCACCACCTTCGGCGCAAGTCACGCCAACGGGCGGGCGGCCGCCGAGGCACTCGGCCTGGCCGCCTGA
- a CDS encoding geranylgeranyl reductase family protein, whose product MDATAFDVVVVGSGPAGATAALLAARRGWHVALVDQRAFPRDKPCGDGLGPGVAQLLRELDLGRLLAAETPVAALTVYGPGGAELNAPLIGVDGHTTEGYVVPRADFDQRLRLAALAAGAVDLAGHKVTGTGLGEQRRWLSVRRGGTESRLTAPLVVAADGAYSTVRRMLGVGRPAVRHTAIAMRAYAETDAFDPDGPYGGRMIFEWSKELLPAYGWLFPTGKGVVNVGVGVMLRAMRHRGLDLRSVLDRFADSCRQRGIELADLHAYRSHHLPLASRVPPLAHERAVLLGDAASMVNPLSGEGIVYGMTAARQLITGLPAELTSAVPLTTALNEFEAWFRRTYRAHLVSCRIAHGLMSMPWWARQVIQAAQRDPVVFSDAVSLLFGVGRIRADTTWRILRHGW is encoded by the coding sequence GTGGACGCGACGGCCTTCGATGTGGTGGTGGTCGGCTCCGGTCCGGCTGGCGCGACCGCGGCGCTGCTCGCCGCCCGACGCGGCTGGCATGTGGCCCTGGTCGACCAGCGCGCATTCCCTCGGGACAAGCCGTGCGGCGACGGTCTGGGTCCGGGCGTCGCGCAGCTGTTGCGCGAGCTGGATCTGGGCCGATTGCTGGCTGCCGAGACTCCGGTCGCCGCCCTCACCGTGTACGGTCCCGGCGGTGCCGAGCTGAACGCCCCGCTGATTGGAGTGGACGGGCACACCACCGAGGGCTACGTGGTGCCCAGGGCCGACTTCGATCAGCGGCTGCGGCTGGCGGCCCTCGCCGCCGGCGCGGTGGACCTGGCCGGACACAAGGTGACCGGCACCGGGCTCGGCGAGCAGCGACGGTGGCTGTCCGTGCGCCGGGGCGGCACCGAGTCGAGACTGACCGCGCCGCTCGTCGTCGCTGCGGACGGGGCCTATTCGACCGTACGCCGGATGCTCGGCGTGGGACGGCCGGCTGTGCGACACACCGCGATCGCGATGCGGGCGTACGCCGAGACCGACGCCTTCGATCCGGACGGTCCGTACGGCGGCCGAATGATCTTCGAATGGTCCAAGGAGTTGCTGCCGGCGTACGGCTGGCTCTTTCCCACCGGCAAGGGCGTGGTGAACGTCGGGGTCGGGGTGATGCTGCGCGCGATGCGGCACCGGGGTCTCGACCTCCGCTCGGTGCTCGACCGGTTCGCGGATTCGTGCCGGCAACGGGGGATCGAGTTGGCCGACCTGCACGCCTACCGGTCGCATCACCTGCCCCTCGCGTCTCGGGTCCCGCCGCTGGCGCACGAACGGGCGGTACTGCTGGGTGACGCCGCTTCGATGGTCAACCCGCTGAGCGGGGAAGGCATCGTCTACGGCATGACGGCCGCCCGCCAGTTGATCACCGGGCTACCGGCGGAGTTGACCTCCGCAGTGCCATTGACAACGGCGTTGAACGAGTTCGAAGCCTGGTTCCGGCGTACCTATCGGGCACATCTGGTTTCCTGCCGGATCGCCCACGGCCTGATGTCGATGCCGTGGTGGGCCCGGCAGGTCATCCAGGCCGCGCAACGCGACCCGGTGGTGTTCTCCGACGCCGTTTCGCTGCTGTTCGGTGTCGGGCGGATCCGGGCCGACACGACCTGGCGGATTCTGCGACACGGCTGGTGA
- a CDS encoding NAD(P)/FAD-dependent oxidoreductase: MSRPRIVIVGAGFAGYQAARTLSRTARGAAEIVLINPTDYFLYVPLLPEVASGVLEPRRATVSLPDTLPGVRIVLGEIDRIDLPERRVGYVDAEGSPADLRYDRLVVSIGSVNKLLPIPGVNEHAHGFRTLPEALYLRDHLTRQIELADLTDDSAERAARCTFVVVGAGYTGTEVAAHCVTATDLLVRRHPRLANQEVRWLLLDLADRVLPELDQRMSVTAQKVLDSRGVDTRFGTSVREATADGVHLSDGEFVATRSLIWCVGVRPDPVVDELGLATLKGRLVVDEFLAVPRHPEVFACGDAAAVPDPSRPGEITPMTAQHAVRQGKLVARNIAASYGHGSPAPYRHKDLGFVVDLGGAQAAANPLHVPLSGPLAKVVTRGYHLASIPGNRVRVAADWMLESLLSRQGVQLGLVPPSAVPLETSSPELFHPVGR; this comes from the coding sequence ATGAGTCGACCACGCATCGTCATCGTCGGCGCCGGATTCGCCGGCTACCAGGCCGCCCGTACGCTCTCCCGGACGGCCCGGGGGGCGGCGGAGATCGTGCTGATCAACCCGACCGACTACTTCCTCTACGTACCGCTGCTTCCGGAGGTGGCGTCCGGGGTGCTGGAACCCCGCCGGGCGACCGTCTCCCTGCCGGACACGCTGCCCGGAGTGCGCATCGTGCTCGGTGAGATCGACCGGATCGACCTGCCGGAGCGTCGGGTCGGCTACGTCGACGCCGAAGGCAGCCCGGCCGACCTGCGCTACGACCGACTGGTCGTCTCGATCGGCAGCGTCAACAAGTTGCTGCCGATACCGGGCGTCAACGAACACGCGCACGGCTTCCGCACCCTGCCGGAGGCGCTCTACCTGCGCGACCACCTGACCCGGCAGATCGAACTCGCCGACCTCACCGACGACTCCGCCGAACGCGCGGCCCGCTGCACGTTCGTCGTGGTCGGGGCCGGATACACCGGTACGGAGGTCGCCGCGCACTGTGTGACAGCGACCGACCTGCTGGTCCGCCGTCACCCCCGGCTGGCCAACCAGGAGGTTCGCTGGCTGCTGCTCGATCTGGCCGACCGGGTGCTGCCGGAGCTGGACCAGCGGATGTCGGTCACCGCGCAGAAGGTGCTCGACTCGCGTGGAGTCGACACCCGCTTCGGCACCTCGGTGCGCGAGGCCACCGCCGACGGGGTGCACCTGTCCGACGGCGAGTTCGTCGCCACCCGCTCGCTGATCTGGTGCGTCGGGGTCCGGCCGGATCCGGTCGTCGACGAGCTGGGGCTGGCCACGCTGAAGGGTCGGTTGGTGGTGGACGAGTTCCTCGCCGTACCACGGCACCCGGAGGTGTTCGCGTGCGGCGACGCCGCCGCCGTCCCGGATCCGAGTCGTCCCGGCGAGATCACCCCGATGACCGCCCAACACGCCGTACGGCAGGGCAAGCTCGTCGCCCGCAACATCGCGGCCTCGTACGGGCACGGCTCGCCCGCGCCGTACCGGCACAAGGACCTCGGTTTCGTGGTGGACCTCGGCGGCGCGCAGGCGGCGGCGAACCCGCTGCACGTGCCGCTGTCCGGGCCACTGGCCAAGGTGGTCACCCGTGGTTACCACCTGGCGTCGATCCCCGGCAACCGGGTACGGGTGGCGGCCGACTGGATGCTGGAGTCGCTGCTGTCCCGCCAAGGTGTGCAGTTGGGGCTGGTGCCGCCGTCGGCGGTGCCGCTGGAAACGTCGTCGCCGGAACTGTTCCATCCGGTGGGCCGCTGA
- a CDS encoding PP2C family protein-serine/threonine phosphatase, with protein sequence MWVRRGDWRMPGSPDWTLMRRTERWRGLPAALALIAVITVIDVLTRTDAVVLGFLSLAPLLAAAVEKTRRTALVAAVACLVALVAGLPSGVFGSLDHLLRTSVVFAVGIVSIYVARSRNLREARLSRMTEIAQVAQRAVLRTPPPWLGDAALVARYLSASEAANVGGDLYEAVASPYGVRLIIGDACGKGLQAVQIATTVMGTFRQSAFVRPELSAVAADLDQAVVRDAIGAGQPAQFVTAALVQLTGDTLTVINCGHPAPALRTADGKLEILEPTDRHPPLGLHRDAPDPTELTRPWSPGDRLLLYTDGLVEARNGGGKFLDSTQVTACLDLADRQEVLDRIVAELHRHSGGQITDDAALLLAERQSPDLPTIGR encoded by the coding sequence GTGTGGGTGCGCCGGGGCGACTGGCGTATGCCCGGTTCGCCGGACTGGACGCTGATGCGACGTACCGAACGCTGGCGCGGGCTGCCGGCGGCGTTGGCGCTGATCGCGGTGATCACCGTGATCGACGTGCTCACCCGGACCGACGCGGTCGTGCTCGGTTTCCTGTCCCTCGCCCCGCTGCTCGCGGCAGCGGTCGAGAAGACCCGCCGGACCGCGCTGGTGGCGGCCGTCGCCTGCCTGGTCGCGCTGGTCGCCGGCCTGCCCAGCGGCGTGTTCGGCAGCCTGGACCACCTGCTGCGCACCTCGGTGGTCTTCGCCGTCGGCATCGTGTCGATCTACGTCGCCCGGTCCCGCAACCTGCGCGAGGCCCGCCTGAGCCGGATGACGGAAATCGCCCAGGTCGCCCAGCGGGCGGTGCTGCGGACCCCGCCACCCTGGCTGGGTGATGCCGCGCTGGTCGCCCGCTACCTGTCCGCCTCCGAGGCGGCGAACGTCGGCGGCGACCTGTACGAGGCGGTGGCCAGCCCGTACGGCGTACGGCTGATCATCGGTGACGCGTGCGGCAAGGGGCTGCAGGCGGTGCAGATCGCCACCACGGTGATGGGCACGTTCCGGCAGTCCGCCTTCGTACGGCCGGAGCTGTCCGCGGTGGCGGCCGACCTCGACCAGGCGGTGGTACGGGACGCGATCGGCGCCGGTCAGCCCGCGCAGTTCGTCACCGCCGCCCTGGTGCAGCTGACCGGTGACACGCTGACGGTGATCAACTGTGGCCATCCGGCACCGGCGTTGCGGACCGCCGACGGGAAGCTGGAGATCCTGGAGCCGACGGACCGGCATCCGCCGCTGGGACTGCACCGCGACGCCCCGGATCCGACCGAGCTGACCCGGCCGTGGTCACCCGGCGACCGGCTGCTGCTCTACACCGACGGACTGGTCGAGGCGCGCAACGGTGGCGGCAAGTTCCTCGACTCCACGCAGGTGACCGCCTGTCTGGACCTGGCGGACCGGCAGGAGGTCCTGGACCGGATCGTCGCCGAACTGCACCGGCATTCCGGCGGTCAGATCACCGACGACGCCGCCCTGCTGCTCGCCGAACGGCAGAGCCCGGACCTGCCGACCATCGGCCGGTAG
- the ahcY gene encoding adenosylhomocysteinase, with the protein MTVTLTADSAGSVSDFKVADLSLAAFGRKEIELAEHEMPGLMALRREYAAQQPFKGKKIAGSLHMTVQTAVLIETLTALGADVRWVSCNIFSTQDHAAAAVVVGPNGTVEDPQGVAVYAWKGETLDEYWWCTEQMLTWPDGSGPDSIVDDGGDVTLLIHLGKQFEEAGAVPSTAPTDSHEYGIILETLRRSLATNPTKYTEMAEPIIGVSEETTTGVNRLYELARDGKLLFPAINVNDSVTKSKFDNKYGIRHSLVDGINRATDVMIAGKLTVICGYGDVGKGAVESLRGQGARVVVTEIDPICALQAAMDGLDVVTLDDVVERGDIFITTTGNKDIIMAEHMAKMKHNAIVGNVGHFDNEIDMAGLAKVPGIEKINIKPQVDEWRFPDGHSVIVLSEGRLLNLGNATGHPSFVMSTSFSNQVIAQVELFAKVGEYGKQVYVLPKHLDEKVARLHLDAFGAKLTVLTKAQADYIGVDVAGPYKPEHYRY; encoded by the coding sequence GTGACCGTCACTCTGACCGCCGACAGCGCAGGCTCGGTCAGCGACTTCAAGGTCGCTGACCTTTCGCTGGCCGCCTTCGGGCGCAAGGAGATCGAGCTCGCCGAGCACGAGATGCCCGGCCTGATGGCGCTGCGCCGCGAGTACGCCGCCCAGCAGCCGTTCAAGGGCAAGAAGATCGCTGGTTCGCTGCACATGACGGTGCAGACCGCGGTGCTGATCGAGACGCTGACCGCACTCGGTGCCGACGTGCGCTGGGTCTCCTGCAACATCTTCTCCACCCAGGACCACGCGGCGGCGGCGGTCGTCGTGGGGCCCAACGGCACCGTCGAGGACCCGCAGGGTGTGGCGGTGTACGCCTGGAAGGGCGAGACGCTCGACGAGTACTGGTGGTGCACCGAGCAGATGCTGACCTGGCCGGACGGCTCGGGACCGGACTCGATCGTCGACGACGGCGGGGACGTGACCCTGCTCATCCACCTCGGCAAGCAGTTCGAGGAGGCCGGCGCGGTGCCGTCGACGGCACCGACCGACTCGCACGAGTACGGCATCATCCTGGAGACCCTGCGGCGGTCGCTGGCGACGAACCCCACCAAGTACACCGAGATGGCCGAGCCGATCATCGGCGTCTCCGAGGAGACCACCACCGGCGTCAACCGCCTCTACGAGCTGGCCCGGGACGGCAAGCTGCTCTTCCCGGCGATCAACGTCAACGACTCGGTGACCAAGAGCAAGTTCGACAACAAGTACGGCATCCGCCACTCGCTGGTGGACGGCATCAACCGGGCCACCGACGTGATGATCGCCGGCAAGCTCACCGTGATCTGCGGGTACGGCGACGTCGGCAAGGGCGCGGTCGAGTCGCTGCGCGGCCAGGGTGCCCGGGTCGTGGTGACCGAGATCGACCCGATCTGCGCGTTGCAGGCGGCGATGGACGGGCTGGACGTGGTGACCCTGGACGACGTGGTCGAGCGGGGCGACATCTTCATCACCACGACCGGCAACAAGGACATCATCATGGCCGAGCACATGGCGAAGATGAAGCACAACGCGATCGTCGGCAACGTCGGGCACTTCGACAACGAGATCGACATGGCCGGGCTCGCCAAGGTACCGGGCATCGAGAAGATCAACATCAAGCCGCAGGTCGACGAGTGGCGCTTCCCGGACGGACACTCGGTGATCGTGCTCTCGGAGGGCCGGCTGCTCAACCTCGGCAACGCGACCGGGCACCCGAGCTTCGTGATGTCGACCTCGTTCTCCAACCAGGTGATCGCCCAGGTGGAGCTGTTCGCCAAGGTCGGCGAGTACGGCAAGCAGGTCTACGTGCTGCCCAAGCACCTCGACGAGAAGGTGGCCCGGCTGCACCTCGACGCGTTCGGCGCCAAGTTGACGGTGCTCACCAAGGCGCAGGCCGACTACATCGGCGTGGACGTGGCCGGCCCCTACAAGCCGGAGCACTACCGCTACTGA
- a CDS encoding CBS domain-containing protein — protein sequence MTTVGEFMTARPFTMDANDMLTAAARQMRDADIGDIIVTDGSEIQGIVTDRDITVRAVASEMDPASTQLSQILSEDVVVVSPYDDAVAAAELMRTYSVRRLPVVDDGRLVGVVSMGDLAVEWEPDSVLADISTDEPNN from the coding sequence ATGACGACCGTCGGAGAGTTCATGACAGCCCGGCCGTTCACCATGGACGCGAACGACATGCTGACCGCAGCGGCGCGACAGATGCGCGATGCCGACATCGGGGACATCATCGTCACCGATGGCAGTGAAATCCAAGGAATCGTGACCGATCGGGACATCACCGTCCGTGCGGTGGCTTCCGAGATGGATCCGGCGAGCACCCAGCTCAGCCAGATCCTCAGCGAGGACGTGGTGGTCGTCTCGCCGTACGACGACGCGGTCGCCGCCGCCGAACTGATGCGGACCTACTCGGTGCGCCGACTGCCGGTGGTCGACGACGGCCGCCTGGTCGGTGTGGTGTCGATGGGTGATCTGGCCGTCGAGTGGGAGCCGGATTCGGTGCTGGCCGACATCAGCACCGACGAACCCAACAACTGA
- a CDS encoding DNA-binding protein: MALTEVADCLGVSRQRAAILVDRPDFPAPIATLTVGRIWLAADVRAYAEKRHRRISDSEE, translated from the coding sequence ATGGCGCTCACAGAGGTAGCCGACTGCCTCGGGGTCAGTCGGCAGCGGGCGGCCATCCTGGTCGACCGGCCCGACTTCCCGGCCCCGATCGCCACCCTCACCGTCGGACGGATCTGGCTCGCCGCCGACGTACGGGCGTACGCCGAGAAACGTCACCGCCGGATCAGCGACTCCGAGGAGTGA
- a CDS encoding GNAT family N-acetyltransferase translates to MHQLHTSVMIRYATYTDTPQVARTLVAAFLDTPEAAWLIPDPVARRQVFQRFCPALIDYGLRQGSVYRTEDYGAVAIWRPCSLILPNPVEYEQLLDDACGEYAYRFRLLDDVLAQRHPVGEHHYLAYLAVTPGRQRLGLGTALLAHRHAILDTAGSAAYVVASSPRARDLYARLGYQMTATVPFHLPDGGPLLWPMWRPAQPTRHYG, encoded by the coding sequence ATGCACCAGCTCCACACGTCGGTGATGATCAGGTACGCGACCTACACCGACACCCCGCAGGTGGCCAGGACACTGGTGGCGGCGTTTCTGGACACCCCGGAGGCGGCCTGGCTGATCCCCGACCCGGTGGCCCGCCGGCAGGTGTTCCAGCGGTTCTGCCCGGCGTTGATCGACTACGGGCTGCGGCAGGGCAGCGTCTACCGGACCGAGGACTACGGCGCGGTGGCGATCTGGCGTCCGTGCAGCCTGATCCTGCCCAACCCGGTGGAGTACGAGCAGCTGCTCGATGACGCCTGCGGTGAGTACGCATACCGGTTCCGGCTGCTCGACGACGTGCTCGCCCAGCGGCATCCGGTCGGCGAGCACCACTATCTGGCGTATCTCGCGGTCACCCCCGGCCGGCAGCGGCTCGGCCTGGGTACGGCGTTGCTGGCCCACCGGCACGCCATCCTCGACACCGCCGGGAGCGCGGCGTACGTCGTGGCGAGCAGTCCACGGGCCCGCGACCTGTACGCCCGGCTCGGCTACCAGATGACCGCGACCGTCCCGTTCCACCTGCCCGACGGCGGCCCGCTGCTCTGGCCGATGTGGCGTCCGGCGCAGCCCACCCGCCACTACGGCTGA